A single region of the Anoplolepis gracilipes chromosome 1, ASM4749672v1, whole genome shotgun sequence genome encodes:
- the LOC140676131 gene encoding cytochrome P450 6a22-like, whose product MLKITIAESLQMIYKEYEGYPFVGIYELTTPVLLLRDPKLIKYVLVKDFACFQSRGVVINEYTDPLMANLININGQRWRKLRTKLTPLFTTNKIRYVFELITEMSEEFKQFVEQYADNEEPVEFGNLAAKFTSEIIAVCFFGFKSNTIQNGDSEFRKMGKRIMDPSLEMAIKRYIRDYMPAIFKWLSICLIPRDIKKLLMSMREMISFIIADDNEHLQLIDKKSSLMNCMA is encoded by the exons ATGTTGAAGATTACAATCGCTGAAAGTCTTCAGATGATATACAAAGAGTACGAAGGATATCCGTTCGTCGGTATATATGAACTTACAACACCGGTCCTTCTGTTGAGAGATccaaaactaattaaatatgtccTCGTGAAGGACTTTGCCTGCTTCCAAA GTCGTGGCGTAGTGATAAACGAATACACTGATCCGCTTAtggcaaatttaattaatattaacggACAACGGTGGCGAAAGTTGCGCACAAAGCTCACACCACTTTTCACAACCAACAAAATTCGATAcgtatttgaattaataacaGAAATGTCTGAAGAATTTAAG CAATTTGTAGAGCAATATGCAGACAATGAAGAGCCCGTCGAATTTGGAAATCTTGCTGCTAAGTTTACAAGCGAGATCATCGCAGTCTGTTTCTTCGGATTCAAAAGTAACACGATACAAAATGGTGATTCCGAATTTAGAAAAATGGGTAAAAGGATCATGGATCCATCGTTAGAAATGGcaataaagagatatatacGCGATTACATGCCCGCAATATTCAAATGGTTATCCATCTGTTTAATACCTCGGGAT attaaaaaacttttaatgtcGATGCGTGAGAtgattagttttataatagCAGATGACAATGAACATCTGCAATTGATTGATAAAAAGTCCAGTTTAATGAATTGCATGGCGTGA
- the LOC140662872 gene encoding uncharacterized protein, with product MAIALPGKSIALLGLIVLLYATCYGFRIRDVAPQTAHSVVCVSTHDKVCPDKTATIGKPVHLARKWHESTSLRTTAGDRKPPAESTSDIGTEKIRATERPRDKNAIRFTPKGRTESVEVDDDEDTVIEVEEDKEKDEGLVEDFERDRLDKTHEDEEEDEEEENASKTKLSDRDAKSRKEKLEKTVVHEDDDNESEDNDDDDDDDDDDNDVDDDKKIKKNLKIRMEETKTQVKTKSIKYSKDKVDHDEEEENEEEERVKDQRKIIEPLKKQVDVSHKKQQKIQILQSDEEDKDERKEDNIRETVPLPRKLEKVRLADKDKTNILFSKRDAEKSQYEDKRPTNVTKPAVESVKKTIESTKKFESIESTKKSVESAKKSVEVTQSSVEEKLSESKKKVESIKATPKAEVSKTATQIDEKSKVRVKPETSTPAPKIKEQAKQSEKADVKKVTAKATSKPSREVSQVEKQETKPTTRKHTDASVTLSELNDAILRVPTFVPNFTNVENLECQQHGKIFLRQLRGYKLWALQMLDSSAKIPSGLLRGNVNQLGDYDQCLGVLAYVKVDERTIRIQGKYCLATVDLQASHPDMRLPVNLMQGRAFIRASMHDPGHFIPKFTTINWALCLPAACSAKDAERALESTLEDYNGTLGIRFTVDVDPNMCYVKQKSQTYSKETIGVLYFYAMIICLVIVATVRDYFVETQGKGNYSERIIMSFSLRRTIKALLKETTGGTDITCIHGIRTVATIALYVAHQLVTISRIPFSNRTSLTEIANNPTSSILRVSLVYTDAFLLLSGLLTAYNMARELKIRGEIRWFCRFIARFVRLSPALLAVVFWYAFVMEHMGSGPQWNSVIMANAELCKHNAWTNLLYVQNFFPFEEMCATHTHQLALDMQLSLFAPMLVFFLQYKPLIGVLLITFLILLSATLRYIATTNNYLSLVIFHGISLKRLYKTANLTYALPLHRATPYVFGVGLGVLLHYTGKNVKIHKLLVILGWSIAVLLGSWSLFSPWHQARRDYVYNVEEAAHYAVIAPVLWAAALCWSIFACFTEHGGVINRFLSNYWLVIFSRISYAMYLTQFAVFFYNVGTTRFSSEFQPYRAIDLLEVVIVIAASVVLTLLLDLPMQEVKSVIMESTDISTFEASMEEKTSANEDKSFTELTETAKTTVEQANNFEDDEIASTGWDWQKDITHGAVVLQGHDTEDETVDIPILKKVNGRRMSFIDHETRDSEEVSDRDRAKVPVRKLSRNTEDYAERSKRSVNRRSYATDDSEEETIEFLRSQREHETAQRNRRSLSKTKDNKKLTSRESESEEEDLRQLRRSESRGRTSPKEANDYRSWEFVGKESPSVQREQRETISRQTKAPLARSADIVRRMSSSESQEESSIRGGMQPERVPSSETKTSDEEDWEHELRIRRKQFMEQLTTQKRESSEERSETGAESLKRRSSAEGRIALLSDDLSGEDNMDSWTVSVGARIESLGSSQEPSEPEDDGIYMRRREYREQGPPSREASVSEEESSQDTSRRQSYTSGSQKTSLEEEDDINNYNFVLTKESKRESVQDLSKLSQEELTSAGWNIVKKEDEHLIKPTSTGLFKRESIVKSQASEEDPEYLLPERPKLVQQEREHPFKKAWQMQKSRSEEEGSSAYAIKDPKDSKEPSETKQTTKETSIKRERSGEQSEEIDESFANEEAAVLLRGKSTDTEDNKTSSKSGTDEADSVSTEYSRDIRDGDHRQSSKSETDEDSGKFNWPDEEEEEKEDEIYRTDWKRKSEEEDSDWEREET from the exons ATGGCTATCGCCCTTCCGGGCAAGTCCATCGCGCTCTTGGGTCTCATCGTGTTACTCTACGCCACCTGCTACGGCTTCCGAATACGCGATGTCGCGCCGCAAACGGCGCATTCGGTTGTCTGCGTCTCCACGCACGACAAAGTCTGTCCGGACAAAACGGCAACGATCGGGAAACCAGTGCACTTGGCTCGGAAATGGCACGAAAGCACATCGTTGCGAACTACTGCTGGTGACCGGAAACCACCTGCCGAGTCGACGTCAGACATTGGAACGGAGAAGATTCGAGCCACGGAACGTCCGAGAGACAAGAATGCGATCAGATTTACACCGAAAGGTAGGACAGAAAGTGTCGAGGTCGATGACGATGAAGATACGGTAATAGAAGTGGAAGAGGACAAGGAGAAGGATGAAGGATTGGTGGAGGATTTTGAGAGAGATCGGTTAGATAAGACACACgaagacgaagaagaagatgaagaagaagaaaatgcatCTAAAACTAAGCTATCAGATCGAGATGCTAAGagtagaaaagagaaattggaAAAAACTGTTGTCCATGAAGACGATGATAATGAAAGTGAAGacaatgatgatgatgatgatgatgacgatgacgataaCGACGTAgatgatgataaaaaaattaaaaaaaatttaaaaatacgaatGGAAGAAACCAAAACACAAGTTAAAactaaatcgataaaatatagcAAAGATAAAGTTGATCATGATGAGGAGGAGGAaaatgaagaagaagagagagtcAAAGATCAACGAAAAATCATAGAACCACTTAAGAAACAAGTTGAtgtatcacataaaaaacagcaaaaaattcaaattttgcaaaGTGATGAAGAAGATAAAgacgaaagaaaagaagataatataagagaaaCCGTTCCATTACCtagaaaattggaaaaagtAAGACTTGCTGATAAagataaaactaatattttatttagcaaaCGTGATGCGGAAAAGTCACAATATGAAGATAAAAGACCGACTAATGTCACAAAACCGGCAGTAGAGAGCGTAAAAAAGACAATCGAAAGCACAAAGAAATTTGAATCAATCGAAAGCACGAAAAAATCTGTCGAAAGCGCGAAGAAATCAGTCGAGGTAACGCAGAGTTCAGTTGAAGAGAAATTAtctgaaagtaaaaaaaaggttGAATCGATTAAGGCTACTCCTAAGGCTGAAGTGTCTAAAACTGCAACACAAATAGACGAAAAATCAAAGGTGCGCGTGAAACCGGAAACTTCAACACCTGCACCAAAGATCAAGGAGCAGGCGAAACAATCGGAGAAGGCGGATGTCAAAAAAGTAACAGCAAAAGCAACTTCGAAGCCGTCAAGGGAAGTTTCGCAAGTGGAGA aGCAAGAAACAAAGCCAACAACGAGAAAACATACAGACGCATCTGTCACATTGTCCGAACTGAATGATGCAATTCTGCGTGTGCCGACCTTCGTGCCAAATTTTACGAACGTTGAAAATCTCGAGTGTCAGCAACACGGCAAAATATTCCTGCGACAATTGAGAGGTTACAAGTTGTGGGCGCTGCAAA TGTTGGATTCGAGCGCAAAGATTCCGTCGGGCTTGCTACGAGGAAACGTAAATCAGCTCGGGGATTACGATCAATGCTTAGGTGTGTTAGCATATGTTAAAGTAGATGAGAGAACGATAAGAATTCAAGGGAAATATTGCTTGGCTACTGTGGACCTGCAAGCTTCCCATCCAGACATGAGGTTGCCGGTCAATCTAATGCAGGGGCGCGCTTTTATACGAGCAAGCATGCACGAT CCAGGTCATTTCATTCCAAAATTTACTACAATCAATTGGGCGCTGTGTCTACCTGCGGCATGTTCCGCTAAGGACGCCGAACGTGCGTTAGAAAGTACCTTAGAGGATTACAATGGAACTCTTGGAATTAGATTTACGGTGGACGTCGATCCTAATATGTGTTACGTGAAACAAAAGTCTCAAACTTATTCGAAAGAGACGATCGGCGTCCT atatttttacgcAATGATTATTTGTCTTGTTATCGTGGCAACTGTGAGAGATTATTTCGTGGAAACGCAAGGAAAAG GAAATTATTCTGAGAGGATAATCATGTCATTTTCCTTACGGAGGACGATTAAAGCTTTATTGAAGGAGACGACAGGCGGTACGGATATTACCTGTATTCATGGAATAAGAACGGTGGCCACGATCGCTCTTTACGTTGCTCACCAGCTTGTAACAATCTCTCGAATACCGTTTAGTAACCGTACTTCTCTTACCGAG ATCGCCAACAACCCGACTAGCTCTATTTTACGAGTGTCATTGGTTTACACGGATGCGTTTCTGCTGCTAAGCGGCCTTCTGACTGCTTACAACATGGCGAGAGAACTAAAGATTCGTGGCGAGATTCGCTGGTTTTGCCGCTTCATCGCCAGATTTGTCAG ACTTTCACCGGCGTTGCTCGCGGTAGTGTTTTGGTACGCGTTCGTTATGGAACACATGGGTTCGGGTCCGCAATGGAACAGCGTTATCATGGCGAATGCGGAGCTCTGCAAGCACAATGCTTGGACGAATCTGTTATACGTGCAGAACTTCTTTCCGTTCGAGGAGATG TGTGCTACGCACACCCATCAATTAGCCCTGGACATGCAGTTGTCGCTCTTCGCGCCTATGCTGGTCTTCTTCCTACAGTACAAACCCCTCATCGGTGTCCTCCTGATAACCTTTCTCATTTTGTTGTCCGCCACTTTACGTTACATAGCGACAACGAACAattatctctctcttgtcATCTTTCATGGAATATC ATTAAAGCGCCTCTATAAGACAGCTAATCTCACTTACGCATTGCCGCTGCACAGAGCAACGCCATATGTTTTCGGTGTCGGCCTCGGCGTGCTGTTGCATTATACCGGGAAAAACGTCAAAATTCACAAG CTGTTAGTGATCTTGGGCTGGTCGATTGCAGTACTTCTGGGTTCATGGTCATTATTTTCACCTTGGCATCAAGCCAGACGAGACTACGTGTACAACGTCGAAGAAGCCGCTCATTATGCAGTAATCGCTCCAGTGCTGTGGGCTGCGGCTCTTTGCTGGTCAATATTTGCCTGCTTCACGGAACATGGAG GTGTCATTAACAGATTCCTGTCCAACTATTGGCTAGTGATTTTTAGCAGAATATCGTACGCTATGTACCTAACGCAGTTCGCGGTGTTCTTCTACAACGTCGGGACCACAAGATTTTCCTCGGAATTTCAACCTTACAGAGCA ATTGATCTTCTGGAAGTAGTGATAGTGATAGCTGCGTCAGTCGTTTTGACGTTACTCCTTGATCTTCCGATGCAAGAGGTGAAGAGTGTCATAATGGAAAGCACAGACATTTCGACGTTCGAAGCTTCCATGGAAGAAAAGACGAGCGCAAACGAAGATAAAAGTTTTACCGAGCTGACGGAAACCGCGAAAACGACGGTCGAGCAAGCAAACAATTTCGAGGATGACGAGATCGCGTCTACTGGTTGGGACTGGCAGAAGGATATAACACACGGTGCGGTTGTGCTCCAAGGACACGACACAGAGGACGAAACGGTAGACATACCGATACTGAAGAAAGTAAACGGAAGACGAATGTCATTTATCGATCATGAAACCCGCGATTCCGAGGAGGTGTCGGACAGAGATCGAGCCAAAGTACCTGTCAGGAAACTGTCCAGAAACACGGAAGATTACGCGGAGCGTAGCAAGAGGAGCGTAAATAGGCGAAGCTACGCGACGGATGATTCTGAAGAAGAAACTATCGAATTTCTGAGAAGTCAACGAGAGCATGAGACTGCTCAACGCAATAGGCGTTCGCTATCGAAAACCAAAGATAACAAGAAATTAACATCGAGAGAGAGCGAAAGTGAGGAAGAGGATTTGCGTCAACTAAGAAGATCCGAGTCTAGAGGAAGGACATCGCCTAAGGAAGCAAACGATTATCGTTCTTGGGAATTCGTCGGGAAGGAGAGTCCCTCTGTGCAAAGAGAACAACGTGAAACAATATCGCGACAAACGAAAGCACCTCTCGCAAGATCAGCAGACATTGTGAGAAGAATGTCGTCTTCCGAGAGCCAAGAGGAGTCATCGATTCGAGGAGGAATGCAGCCGGAACGCGTTCCAAGTTCCGAGACGAAGACGAGCGACGAAGAGGACTGGGAACATGAGTTGAGAATACGAAGGAAGCAGTTTATGGAGCAGCTGACCACTCAGAAGCGCGAATCGTCCGAGGAAAGAAGCGAAACCGGCGCGGAATCCTTGAAACGTAGATCTTCCGCGGAAGGCAGGATAGCATTACTGAGCGACGATCTCTCCGGCGAGGACAACATGGACTCATGGACTGTCAGCGTTGGAGCACGGATTGAATCGCTCGGATCCTCTCAGGAACCGAGCGAGCCCGAAGACGACGGTATTTACATGCGACGGAGAGAATATCGTGAACAAGGTCCGCCCTCGCGAGAAGCGAGCGTAAGCGAAGAGGAAAGCAGTCAGGATACTTCGAGAAGGCAGTCATACACTAGCGGTAGCCAGAAGACATCCCTGGAAGAAGAGGATGATATTAACAACTATAACTTTGTACTGACTAAGGAAAGCAAGAGGGAATCTGTGCAAGATCTGTCAAAATTGTCGCAGGAAGAACTGACGAGCGCTGGGTGGAACATCGTAAAGAAAGAGGACGAGCATTTAATAAAGCCGACATCGACTGGATTATTTAAGCGGGAGTCCATCGTGAAGAGTCAGGCCAGCGAGGAGGACCCCGAGTATCTTTTACCAGAAAGACCCAAACTGGTCCAGCAGGAAAGAGAACACCCTTTCAAGAAGGCTTGGCAAATGCAAAAGTCTCGATCGGAGGAAGAGGGCTCCTCGGCGTACGCTATAAAGGATCCCAAGGATTCCAAGGAGCCATCCGAGACAAAACAAACGACGAAGGAGACGTCAATCAAACGCGAGCGCAGTGGCGAGCAATCCGAGGAGATTGACGAGTCGTTCGCCAATGAAGAAGCTGCCGTCTTGTTGCGTGGCAAGAGTACTGACACGGAGGATAACAAAACCAGCTCGAAATCCGGCACGGACGAGGCGGATTCCGTTTCGACGGAATATAGTAGAGATATCCGCGACGGAGATCATAGACAGAGCTCGAAATCTGAGACCGACGAAGATTCGGGGAAATTTAATTGGCCTGacgaggaagaagaggagaaggaagaCGAGATTTACAGAACCGACTGGAAGAGGAAATCGGAGGAAGAGGATTCGGACTGGGAACGGGAAGAAACCTGA